Within the Streptomyces sp. YIM 121038 genome, the region TCACGGTGCGCAGCGGCCTCGACCTCCAGGGCGGGGTGGCGCTCCTCGCCCGGCCCGGCGAGGGCGTGGACGTGATCACCGGCTTCGCGTCGGGCGGCGCCCCCGTGCACGCCAAGGGCGCCATCGAGGTCACGGCCGAGAGCATGGTCGCCGACCGGGCGCCGGTGCTGCTCCTCGGTACGCCCGACGGCACCCGGCTCCAGTTCCGCGCGCTCGCGGGCACCGGCGGCGTCCGGATCGACGGTGACGACGTGGACGTCTTCGCCGAATTCGACCTCACGGGCCTGGAGTTCGTGTTCCGGCCGGGGGAGGACGCCGACGGATTCCTCGCCGCAGTGGTTCCGGCCGACGGGTTCGCCGTCGGCGGCGACCTGACCCTCGGGGTCTCGCACCGCGAAGGACCGTACTTCCGCGGCACGTCGAACCTGGACCTCCAGATCCCGGTGCGCCGACGGCTCGGGCCGGTCGAGATCCAGAGCCTGACCGTCTCCGTGACCCCCTCGGGAGGGTCCGTGCCGGTCAGTGTCGGCGCGACGTTCACGGCCGCACTGGGCCCCGTCACCGCAGTGGTGGACAGGGTCGGCCTCACCGCCCTGTTCGACGGACGCCCCGGGCAGGACGGGAACCTCGGCCCGCTCGACGTCTCCCTCGGCTTCAAGCCGCCCGGCGGCGCGGGCCTCTCGATCGACACGGGCGTGGTGCGCGGGGGCGGCTTCCTCGCCTTCGACCTCGCGCGCGGCGAGTACGCCGGGGCGATGGAGCTGGAGTTCGCCGACCTCCTGGAGCTCAAGGCCATCGGCCTCGTCAGCACCCGGATGCCGGACGGCTCGAAGGGGTTCTCGCTGCTGATCGTGGTCACCGCCGACTTCGGCGAGGGCATCCAGCTCGGCTACGGCTTCACCCTGCTCGCCGTCGGCGGCCTGATCGGGCTGAACCGCGGCATGAACCTCCAGGCGCTCGCGGAGGGCATCCGCACGGGCTCGATCGAGTCCGTGATGTTCCCGCGCGACGTGATCGCCAACGCGCCGCGCGTCCTGTCCGACCTGAACGCGTTCTTCCCGCCGGAGGCCGGCACGTTCCTCATCGGCCCGATGGCCAGGATCGGCTGGGGCACCCCGACGCTGGTGAGCATCTCCCTCGCACTGATCATCGAGATCCCCGGCAACCTCTCCGTCCTCGGCACCCTGCGCGCCACGCTGCCGAACACGAAACTGCCCCTCCTCGACCTGCGCGTCGACTTCTTCGGCGCACTGGAACCCGGCAAGAACCGGCTGTGGTTCGAGGCCCGCCTCGTGGACTCGCACGTACTGACCATGCCCCTCGACGGGGGCATGGGCGTCCTGGTCGCCTGGGGCGACAACCCCGACCTGGTGCTCACGGTCGGCGGCTTCCACCCCTCGTACAAGGCACCGGCCCTGCCCTTCGCCGTGCCCGAGCGGGTGTCGATCGACATCCTGCACCGCGACAGGCAACTGATCCGCGTCTCCGGCTACTTCGCCCTCACCAGCAACACCGCCCAGTTCGGGTCGAAGGCAGAACTCCGGCTCGGCGTCGGCGGGTTCGGCGTCGAAGGACATCTCAGCTTCGACGCGCTGTTCCAGTTCAACCCCTTCCGGTTCGCCATCGCCATCAGCGCGGAGGTCTCCCTCAAGGCGTTCGGGGTCGGTGTGTTCAGCATCGACCTGCGGTTCCAGCTGGAGGGCCCGGCCCCCTGGCGGGCGCGCGGCAAGGGATCCATCGGGTTCCTGTTCTTCTCCGTCTCCGCCAACTTCGACATCACCTGGGGCGAGAACGCCGTCACCACCCTGCCGCCCCTCCTGGTCCTCCCGCTGCTCGCCGCCGAACTGCGCAAGACCGAGGGCTGGCAGACCCGCCTGCCCACCGGCAGCGGCAAGCCGCTGGTCAGCCTCCGCAGGCTCCCCCCGTCCGACGACCTGGTGCTGCACCCCCTGGGCACCCTGTCCGTACAGCAGCGGGCGCTGCCGCTCAACGTGCGCCTCGACAAGGTCGGCCCGCGGCGCGCGGCCGACGGCAGGCGCTTCACCGTCGCGCCCGCGCCGGACAGCGGGCTCGTGCGGATCTCCGACACCGGCGACAAGTTCGCCATGGCCCAGTACCAGGACATGACCGACGCGGCGAAGCTGTCGAGTCCCGCGTACGAGACCCAGGACACCGGCCTGGAGCTCACCGCCGCCACGGGCGCCCTGGCATCCGCACGCGTCGTACGCCGCAGCGCGCGCTACGAGCTGCACATCATCGACAGCGCACCCTCCACGAACGGAGTGCACGGCGCCTCCGGCCCCGACGGCCCGCGCACCGAGCCGCCCGCGCGGCTGTCCGCCGCACGCACCAAGCGGTTCCACAGCGTCAGCCCCGCCGTGTTCGACGGGTTGCTCCAGGGGAGCAGCACCAGCAGGTCGCCGCTGTCCCGGCGCGAGGCGCTGCTGCGCCAGCCGTTCGCGACGGCCGACACCGTGCGCGTCGCCGACCAGCGGTTCGTCGTCGCGTACGTGCGCAGCAACGTGCCCGCGCTGCCGCCGCGCGCGCTCGGCCGCAGGTCCACGGGCGCTCCGGTGGACTTCCGGAGCCAGGCCACGGCGGCCGACGCGCTCGCCGACTTCGTCGCCGCCGACCCGGCGCTCGACGGCCTGCTGCACGTCATCCCCACGTCCGAGGCGGCCGTGCCCGCCTTCGTGCCCGGCACCTGGGCGCCCGCGGGCACGCTGCCCGCACCGGCCGGCCAGGCGGACACCGTCGTCCTCGCCACCGGGAAGGTACTGATCGCCGGAGGGTCCGGCCCGACGGGCACGGCACTCGGCGCGACGGCGCTCTTCGACCCGACCGCCAACGCCTGGTCGGCTTCGGCCGCGCTGGCGGCACCCCGCCGCCTGCACACCACCACCCGGCTCCCCGACGGCAGGGTCCTCGCCGCCGGAGGCCGGGGTACGGACGCCGCGCCCCTGGCCTCCGCCGAGGTGTTCGACCCGGCCGCCGCGACGTGGTCCGTGTCGGGCCCGATGGCCGCGGCCAGGTTCGCGCACTCCGCGACGCCGCTGCCCGACGGCCGGGTCCTCGCGGCCGGAGGCAGCGCCGCCCGCGGCGGGCACGGCTTCGGCGCGCTCCGCTCCGCCGAGGTGTTCGACCCCGCGACCCGGGCCTGGACCGCCACGGCGCCGATGAACGACGCCCGCACGGGCCACCAGGCCGTCCTCCTGCACGACGGCCGGGTCCTCGTCGCGGGCGGAGCGCTGCCCACGGGCGGCACCGGCGAAGCGGCCCTCGCCCACTGCGAGCTGTACGACCCGGCCGACGGCACCTGGACCCCGACCGGCAGCCTCCACACACCCCGCAAGGGACACCAGGCGACCCTGCTGCCCGACGGCCGGGTCATCGTCACGGGCGGCGAGCCCGCCGTCGCCGCGGACGGCACGTTCAGCCCGCGTGCCCTGGCCTCCACCGAGCTCTACGACCCGGTCACCGGTGCCTGGACCCCCGCGGCCCCCCTGCCCGGCGGCCGCGCCCGGCACCGCGCGCTGCGCACGCGCGCGGGGGACGTCCTGATCATCGGAGGCACCACGGGCCCCGGCTTCACCGCGGGCTTCCGCAGCGTGATCGCGTACGCCCCGGCAGCGGGCACCTGGACGCGGCTCGCGGGCCTCGCCCAGGGCAGGTGGGCCACGGCCGTGGCCGAACTCGCCGACGACCGCGTCCTGGTGACCGGAGGCATCGCCGCGGCCGGCCCCGCCGCGCCGGGACCCGAACCACTCCAGCTCACGGCCACGGCGGAGGCACTGATCCCCTGACCACGTCCCGGACCGGCTCCCCGCCCGCGGACCGGTCCACCACCCGTACGGACGGCGCACCCGAGGAGCCTCGATGACCACCACCTCCCCCCAGGCCACCGGGTCCTGGACGCCCGCTCCCGGCCTGCCCCGGGCCGCCACCTGGTACGGGCAGCACGACAACGCCGTGCCGATCGCGGGCGGAAGCGCCGTCCTGGTCGCGGGGGGCGCCGACAGCACCTCGGCAGCCGTCAGCCATGCCGCCGTCCACGATGCCGCCGCGGGAACCTGGCTCCCGGTCGGAGCCCTGAACACGCCCCGCCGACTGCACACCCTGACCCTCCTGCCGGGCGGGAAGGTCCTCGCCACCGGCGGCACCAGCGGCCCCGCACCGGGCGCCCCCGCCCTCGCGACGACCGAGCTGTACGACCCGGCGACCCGCGCCTGGACCACCAGCGGCGCCATGGCGGGACCCCGCGCGGGCCACAGCGCGGTCCTGCTCGCCGACGGCAAGGTCCTCGTCGCCGGAGGCACCACGTTCCGCTCGCCCCAGAGCGCCAAGGCCCTGCGTACGGCAGAGCTCTACGACCCCGCGGCGGGCACCTGGTCGGCGGCCGGCGACATGACGGAGGCCCGCACGGGACACACCGCCCTGGCGCTCGCGGACGGAGCCGTCCTGGTCTGCGGCGGCACCGCACCGGTCGGCAGCGCCGACGAACCCGCCCTCGCCTTCTGCGAGCTGTACGACTCCACCACGAAGAAGTGGGCCCCGACCGGAAGCCTGCGCGCGGCCCGCAGCCACCACCAGGCCACCAGGCTCTCCGACACCACGGTCCTGGTCACCGGCGGCCTCGCGCCCCAAGCGCCCGGCGGCGGCGTGTTCGACCCGTTCAGCCAGCGCACCGCCGAGCTGTACGACCTGGCCGCCGGGGCGTGGAAGCCCGCGGCCGACATGCCCTCGGGACGCGCACTGCACCGCGCGCTCCCGTTCGGCCCGAGCGGGGTCCTCGTCGTCGGGGGCGCCGCCGACGACACGGACGAGGCGGGCTACCGCAGCGCCCTCCTCTACGACTCGGTCGCGGACACCTGGTCCCCGGTCGCGGGCCTCGCCGACGGCCGGTGGGCGTTCGCCGCCGCGCCGCTGCCGGGCGGGAAGGTCCTGGTCACCGGAGGCACGGCCCGCACCGGGGCGGCCGCCGCCGACCCCGCCCTGCCCGAACTGACGGCGAGCACGGAGGTCTTCACCGGCGGGGGCGCCTCGTGACCACGAACGCGTACTCCTTCCTGCCCTGGCTGCGCGCCGGGATCGCCACCCGCATCGCGGGCGACCCAGGGACCTCGGCGCGCGCCAGCCTGCCGGTCCGTCTGCGGATCTCCGGCGAGCCCCTCGAGGGCGGGCCGCTGACACAGGAGATCGAGCGGAGCGTCCAGCTCTACGGACCCGGAGACGTGACCGGCGTCGACCCCCGCGCGATCTCCCGCAGGGAACCGCGGCCCGGCACCACCAACTACGAGCCGAACTACCTCGCCCACATCGAGTTCTGCGACGAGGACTTCCCCTGGCGCTACAGCCCCGCCCCGCCCGACGACGCCACCAAGCGCCTCACCCCCTGGCTCGCCCTCGTCGTCCTCGCCGCCCAGGCCCCGGCGGACGGCACGGCACCGGAGTTCACCGAGAGCCCCCAGGGCAGCGGGCCGCTGCCCGTGATCGCCGTACGGGACACCGCCGCCACCCTGCCCCGGCCCGACCAGCTCGGCGCCTGGGCCCACGTGCACGTCAACGGCTCGCTGACGGGCCCCGTCGCCTCCGACAGCACGGCACCCGCCCTCGCCGCGCTCGCCGAGGTGCTCCGCACCCACGCCGACGACGCCTGCTCGCGGCTGATGTGCCCGCGCAGGCTGCGCCCGGACACGGCCTACGAGGCGTTCCTGGTACCGGCGTTCGAGACCGGTCGCCTCGCCGGGCTCGGCCTCGACCCCGCGGGCTCGCCCGGCGCCGTGTACCTGGCCTGGGGCCCGCCGTACGCGGGCAGGCCCGCCTCGGGGCACCTGCCGTACTACCACCGCTGGCAGTTCACCACGGGCAGCACCGGCGACTTCGAATCCCTCGTCCGGCTCCTTCGCCCCCAGCGGCCCGACCCGCGCGTGGGGCGCCGGGACATCGACGTCCACCGCTCGCCCGGCCTCGGGCTGCCCGGAATCCAGACACCCGTGGCGCTCGGCGGCGTCCTGCCGATGGGCGGCGCGCTCAAGGTGCCGCAGCCGCCGGGCACCGAGCCCGACGAGGCGGAGAACTGGGACAACTTCCACGACCGGCCGCCGCCCGCGGTCCCGTACCCGCACCCCTTCCAGAGCGCCCTGGCCGCGCTGCTCAACCTCGCCGACGACTACCAGCGCCACACTCCGGCCGCGGCGCACGCCGCGCTCGCGGCGACGCCTCTCGACGCGCCGCCGCCCGCGGCGGAGCCCGACCCGATCCTCACCCCCTCGCTGTACGGCAGGTGGCACGCCCTCACCCCCCGGCTCCTCACCCGCCAGGACGGCACCCCCGTCCCCGCGCCCGAGAACCGCAACTGGGTCCACCGGCTCAACCTCGACCCGCGCTTCCGCGCCGCCGCGCAGTGGGGTACGCGGGTCGTCCAGGCACGCCAGGAAGAGCTGATGGGCGCCGCCTGGGAACAGGTCGGGGACGTCCTGGCCGCCAACGCCCGGATCCGCGCCGCGCAGCTGGCGCGCGAGGTCGGGCACGTACTCCAGACCAAGCACCTGGACCCGGTGGGAGGCACCACGGCGGCGGAACGATCCGCCGCCGCGTCGGGGCGCTCACTGCGTCTGACCGCGCCCGCGCACGCGCGGGTGACGTCCGCCGTCACCGGGACCCCCGCCGCGGCCGCGGCGCCCGACGGGCAGGCGGAGAAGGTGGCGGTCGGGTTCCGGGTGGCCGCCAGCCAGGTCGCGGGCGCGCCGCTGTCCCCGGCGATGCGACGGATCACGCGGCCCGGATCGCGCCTGATGCGGACGCTGCCCTTCACCCCCGACCGCCCGCCGGACGCGCTCGTGCCCCGCATGGACGCCGCCTCCGGGGCGGTCACAGCCGCACCCGTGAAGACCACCCCGGCCGGGCTCGTCACCGCCGAACGGCTCGCCGCCGCACTGCACCCCGGCCCGCCACCGACGGACCCGGTCGACAGCCTCCCGCACAGCCCCGACTTCCGGCTCCGCGAGATCGGCGACGCGGTGGTGCCGAGGACGGGCACCACCGACAGCCCGGAAGCGGCCCGCTTCAAAGGCGCACTGCGCGAGCTGTACCAGACCCTGAACGTCGCCACCTCGGTCGGCAGGGCCGCTCCGCGCACGCGGCTCGAAGTCGCCGCCGCCACCGGCGCGGTGCTCTCCGCACTGCGCGCCGACACGACCGTGCCCAGAACGCTGCTCGGCTCGGTCGGCCTGCCCGAGCGGCTCCGCCCGTTCGCCGACGACTTCATCGAGGCGATGGCGTACCCGGTCTTCGACCTGCCCACCTACCAGGCACTCCTCGACCAGTCGGTCGACGCGTTCGTCCCGCACCTCGACCTGCTCCCGCAGAACTCGATCACCCTGCTCGCCAACAACCGCGAGTTCATCGAGTCCTACCTCGCCGGACTCAACCACGAGATGGCCCGCGAACTGCTCTGGCGGGAGTACCCCACCGACCAGCGAGGCACCCCCTTCCGGCAGTTCTGGGACCCCCGCACCGCACAGCCCAGGCCGGGGGAGAGCGCCGAGCAGCGGCGCGAGCGGTGCTACGACATCCCGCCCGTCCACACCTGGCCGACCACCGGACGGCTCGGCCGGAACGCCCATGACCGCGCCGGCACCGGACCCCAGAAGGAAGACCTGGTCCTGGTCGTGCGCGGCGAACTGCTCAAGAGGTACCCGACGGCCGCCGTCTACGCCCAGCGGGCCGAGTGGCCGCTCGGCACCGACGGCCTGCCCGACCTGACGCAGGAGCGGGTGCCCGTGCTCCTTCCCGACGAGGAGAGGCCGCCGCCCTCACTGGTGCGGTTCCCGCTGTACGAGGCGAGGATCGAGCCCGACATCACCCTCCTCGGGTTCGACCTGGACGCCGACGAGGCACGCGGCGCCCCACCCGCCGACGCGGGCTGGTTCTTCCTCCTCAAAGAGCGCCCGGGGGACCCCAGGTTCGGGGTCGACGACGCCGAGCCGACACCGGTGGAGGTGTGGAACGACCTGTCGTGGGCCGACGTCGACCCGCGCGGGCGCGGCTTCCTCGAACTCGACCCCCACCTCACCGTGCCCCTGGCCCACTTCGACGGCTCCGAGGACGACCAGGAGAAGCGCGAACAACGCGCCGAGGACGAGAACCTGCCGCTCTGGCACGCCGGCCTCAGCTCCGCCGACCTCGCCTACATCCTCTTCCAGGTGCCGGTCCTGGTGGCCGTCCACGCACAGGAAATGCTGCCGCGATGACGCACTCGACGCCACCCCCTGCCCCGCCCTCGGCCACAGCGGCGACCGCCACGCAGCTCAGTGACGACTTCCCCGTCCTCCTCGGCCCCGTACGGATCGAGACCCGCTTCACCCCGACCGAGCTCCTGATCCGGGTCTTCCCCGACGAGTGGGCCGTCGACAAGTTCGAGCCCCGGCCCACACCGGCCGAGATCGCCGCCCTCGACGCGTACTGGACCGCGCGCTGGGCCGCCGCGCGCGAGCCCGCCGCGCTCCGCGCCGCCCAGCTGGAGCTGGCCGGGCGGATCGCCCCCGGGCGGGCGGCCTGGCTCCTCGGCGTGCGGCTCCCGGCCAACCCCGGCGAGGAGCCGACCGCCGTCCCCGCCGGCACGACGGTGCTCGTGGTCGTGGGCCCCAAGCCGGTGGCCGCCGCGGACCGGCAGCCGACCTCCGCCTACTGGACCGCGGTCTGGCGCGCCCACGGCGACCGCCACCTGCTGCGGCAGGCCGACACCGCGCTGCTCACCGCGGTCGGCGCCACCCGGGCCGCCGCCATCAGGGGCCTGCGCCCCGCAGGTGTCGAAGGGGCGCCCGCCGGCACGGGCGACGCCGTCCACGTGGCCTTCCTGGTGCTGCCGCCCCCCGCGGCGGGATCCACCGAACCCGAGTCATGGACCCGTGCCGCGCGCGCCCGGCTCCTTCCCGAGCGCTTCCAGGCACTGGGCTACGCCGACGGAGAGCAGGTCCTGTCCGCGACCGGCGCGCCCGTGCCCGACACGCTGCCCGTGAGCCCCGACCCCACAGCCGCCGACCAGATCTCCGTGAACCCGGTCACCGGGGCCCTGCACGTCCCCGACGAACTGCGCTGGCTCACCGACTTCGACCGCGCCGTCGCCCTCGGCATGGGCCTGCGCGTCCCGCTGGACGACCGCACGCGCGGCGGCCTCGACCGGCTGCTCGTGTTCGGCCTGCGCAAGGAGACCGACCCGCTCGCGTCAGCGCAGCAGCTCACCGACCTGATCACCCGGCAGCTGCGCGGCCCCGACGGATACGCGCTGCTGCCGCAGGGCACCCCGACCAACAACACCGAACGGCTGCCCGCGGGACGCGGCGACGCCGACGAGGCGGAGTCGGCCCTGCGCCCGGCCGCGGCACCGGCCGCCGAGGCCACCGACTGGACCACCGAGACCGACGGCCGGCGCTTCGCCGAACTCCTCGGCCTCCCGGCCACAGTCCTCGACGGCATGCCGCACGCGGACGGCACCGACCAGCGCGAGGCCCGCGCCGCCAACACCGCCCTGTGGCCCGTGACGTGGGGCTCCTTCCTCCAGACCGCCCTGCACCCCGTCCTCGACGCCGAGACCGTCCGCAAGACCAGGGACTTCTTCCTGCGCCACGTCTCCGGGCGGGGCCCGGTCCCGGCCGTCCGCATCGGCAGCCAGCCGTACGGCATCCTGCCCACCACCGCGTTCTCCCGCCTCGCCTGGCCCGACTCGGCCGCGCACCTGCGCGGCCTGCACCGGCTGCTGAGCGCGGCGGCCCAGGACTGGCAGGCCGCCGCGGACAAGGTCGCCCACCTCGGTGAGGACACCGGCGACCCCCACCAGCTCCTCCTGGACATCCTCGCCCTGCACCCCACCTCGGCCGAGTACCACCAGCGGTACGCACACAGCGTCGAGGACCTCTTCAACCGCGAGAACCTCGGCGGCCGCGGCGCCGACGTCCTCCCCGCGCTCGACCGCCTGAACATGCCCGGACCGCTGCGCGCACTCCTCGCCCGCCTCGGCCACCCCGACGGCGGCCCGGACCACGACCCCGACCTGCTGCGCAAGCTGTTCACCGACGCCCAGCAGCCGTTCCTCGCCCCCCTGGTCGACGACCGGCCCCTGTCCGAGACCGACCCCGTACGCGCCTGCACCTCCGACGGCCGCAACTACCTGCGCCTGCTCGCCGACGAAGCGGGCGTCAGCCTCGACGCGGTCCGCCTCGAACGCGGCTTCACCGACGACGCGCCGCCCGCCGCGCTGCTGTACCTGCTGCTGCGGCACGCGGTGCTGCTCGGCTGGGCCGACGCCGCCCGCGACCTCGCCGTCGCCGCCGGTGCGGCCACGCCCGACGAACTCGCCGCCGACCCGCCGTTCGTGCACGTACGGATACCGGAGCCCGGACAGGCACTGCCGAGCGAGAGCCGCTTCCGCAGGCTGTACTCGCCCGAGCGCGCCGTGACGGGAAGCCCCGACCAGCTCCTGGCCGACTTCCTCCCGGGCGTGCTCGGCAAGACGCCCGCCACCGCCGAACTCGCCGAGCAGATCAAGGCCCTCGGCATCCTCGCCGACCTGCCCACGGCCCGCCTGGAGCGGCTCCTCGCCGAACACCTCGACCTCGCCACCTACCGGCTCGACGCCTGGCGCATCGGCCTGGCCACCGCACGCCTGGAGGAACTGCGGTTCGGCCCGAACGGCGGCGCGGTGCCCCGCCCGGGCCTGCACCTCGGCGCCTACGGCTGGCTGGAGGACGTCCGGCCCTGGGCGGCGCAGCTCACCCCCGTCGAGCTGACCGGCGAACTCGCGGAGATCTTCGGTGACGGCGAGCCGCTCCTGCACGACCCGCGGAACGCGGGCTTCGTCCACGCGCCCTCGCCCGGCCACGCCAGGACCGCCGCCGTCCTGC harbors:
- a CDS encoding DUF6603 domain-containing protein; amino-acid sequence: MADQGTFDKLLAEIGQALLPLREAVASPQAFIGLLHQLGWTVDDPPAPLRALGTTTDTLYDSLRRLLGDGGLNEGGPGLRTPAPGKPERASAAASADEAARVLAAVQGLVTAIRAIADAPDAAIPPHLRADGFREQFPRQLLDHLVITYLQRFHPSVGFGLRALGVIKAAYVPPTGSRPSHTRMTLDVTDVPKVLDDPSLVLKNAYGWGGPDLDFAELASQLDNLFLGMGFDVRVAQLSEGAETAVQGPRTDPLGPTATALTFIAFDQAVGEEEARARGAVRLVRVPPATPGGAPGLALLPSLTGSLGVRFELACGIAITVRSGLDLQGGVALLARPGEGVDVITGFASGGAPVHAKGAIEVTAESMVADRAPVLLLGTPDGTRLQFRALAGTGGVRIDGDDVDVFAEFDLTGLEFVFRPGEDADGFLAAVVPADGFAVGGDLTLGVSHREGPYFRGTSNLDLQIPVRRRLGPVEIQSLTVSVTPSGGSVPVSVGATFTAALGPVTAVVDRVGLTALFDGRPGQDGNLGPLDVSLGFKPPGGAGLSIDTGVVRGGGFLAFDLARGEYAGAMELEFADLLELKAIGLVSTRMPDGSKGFSLLIVVTADFGEGIQLGYGFTLLAVGGLIGLNRGMNLQALAEGIRTGSIESVMFPRDVIANAPRVLSDLNAFFPPEAGTFLIGPMARIGWGTPTLVSISLALIIEIPGNLSVLGTLRATLPNTKLPLLDLRVDFFGALEPGKNRLWFEARLVDSHVLTMPLDGGMGVLVAWGDNPDLVLTVGGFHPSYKAPALPFAVPERVSIDILHRDRQLIRVSGYFALTSNTAQFGSKAELRLGVGGFGVEGHLSFDALFQFNPFRFAIAISAEVSLKAFGVGVFSIDLRFQLEGPAPWRARGKGSIGFLFFSVSANFDITWGENAVTTLPPLLVLPLLAAELRKTEGWQTRLPTGSGKPLVSLRRLPPSDDLVLHPLGTLSVQQRALPLNVRLDKVGPRRAADGRRFTVAPAPDSGLVRISDTGDKFAMAQYQDMTDAAKLSSPAYETQDTGLELTAATGALASARVVRRSARYELHIIDSAPSTNGVHGASGPDGPRTEPPARLSAARTKRFHSVSPAVFDGLLQGSSTSRSPLSRREALLRQPFATADTVRVADQRFVVAYVRSNVPALPPRALGRRSTGAPVDFRSQATAADALADFVAADPALDGLLHVIPTSEAAVPAFVPGTWAPAGTLPAPAGQADTVVLATGKVLIAGGSGPTGTALGATALFDPTANAWSASAALAAPRRLHTTTRLPDGRVLAAGGRGTDAAPLASAEVFDPAAATWSVSGPMAAARFAHSATPLPDGRVLAAGGSAARGGHGFGALRSAEVFDPATRAWTATAPMNDARTGHQAVLLHDGRVLVAGGALPTGGTGEAALAHCELYDPADGTWTPTGSLHTPRKGHQATLLPDGRVIVTGGEPAVAADGTFSPRALASTELYDPVTGAWTPAAPLPGGRARHRALRTRAGDVLIIGGTTGPGFTAGFRSVIAYAPAAGTWTRLAGLAQGRWATAVAELADDRVLVTGGIAAAGPAAPGPEPLQLTATAEALIP
- a CDS encoding kelch repeat-containing protein, which encodes MTTTSPQATGSWTPAPGLPRAATWYGQHDNAVPIAGGSAVLVAGGADSTSAAVSHAAVHDAAAGTWLPVGALNTPRRLHTLTLLPGGKVLATGGTSGPAPGAPALATTELYDPATRAWTTSGAMAGPRAGHSAVLLADGKVLVAGGTTFRSPQSAKALRTAELYDPAAGTWSAAGDMTEARTGHTALALADGAVLVCGGTAPVGSADEPALAFCELYDSTTKKWAPTGSLRAARSHHQATRLSDTTVLVTGGLAPQAPGGGVFDPFSQRTAELYDLAAGAWKPAADMPSGRALHRALPFGPSGVLVVGGAADDTDEAGYRSALLYDSVADTWSPVAGLADGRWAFAAAPLPGGKVLVTGGTARTGAAAADPALPELTASTEVFTGGGAS